From Leopardus geoffroyi isolate Oge1 chromosome B4, O.geoffroyi_Oge1_pat1.0, whole genome shotgun sequence, a single genomic window includes:
- the LOC123591705 gene encoding cytochrome c oxidase subunit 5A, mitochondrial-like: MVAAAVAALPSPGGLLYPAVGPWAPGPLGPLVLWPCCLSCYSHGSQGTDKEFDACWVTYFIKPDIDAWELCKGMNMLVGCDLVPEPKVIDNALLTCRWLNFCYCSLHPADC, from the coding sequence ATGGTAGCAGCAGCTGTAGCTGCCCTTCCCAGCCCTGGAGGCCTCCTGTACCCTGCCGTGGgcccctgggcccctgggcccctgggcccccTGGTCCTCTGGCCTTGCTGCCTTAGCTGCTACTCCCATGGGTCACAGGGGACAGATAAGGAGTTTGATGCTTGCTGGGTGACATACTTCATCAAGCCGGATATTGATGCCTGGGAATTGTGTAAAGGGATGAACATGCTTGTTGGCTGTGATCTGGTTCCAGAACCCAAAGTCATTGATAATGCTTTGCTGACGTGCAGGTGGTTAAATTTTTGCTATTGCAGTTTGCATCCTGCAGATTGTTAA